AATCGACCATCGCCAACGTGGTTCGCAAGCTGGAAGAGAACGGCGCCCTGGCCAACACGATCATCGTGGCTGCCAGTGCTTCGGAATCTCCTGCGCTGCAGTTCCTGGCACCGTACTCCGGTTGCACCATGGGTGAATTCTTCCGCGACCGCGGTGAAGACGCGCTGATCGTTTATGACGATCTGTCCAAGCAAGCAGTGGCTTACCGCCAGATTTCCCTGCTGCTGCGCCGTCCACCAGGCCGTGAAGCTTACCCAGGCGACGTGTTCTATCTCCACTCCCGTCTGCTGGAGCGCGCATCCCGCGTTTCGGAAGAATACGTAGAGAAGTTCACCAACGGCGCAGTAACCGGCAAAACCGGTTCCCTGACCGCACTGCCGATCATCGAAACCCAGGCTGGCGACGTTTCCGCGTTCGTTCCGACCAACGTGATTTCCATCACCGACGGTCAGATCTTCCTGGAATCGGCCATGTTCAACTCCGGGATCCGTCCTGCTGTGAACGCCGGTGTTTCGGTATCCCGTGTGGGTGGTGCCGCTCAGACCAAGATCATCAAGAAGCTCTCCGGTGGTATCCGTACCGCTCTGGCTCAGTACCGTGAACTGGCGGCATTCGCCCAGTTCGCTTCTGACCTGGACGAAGCGACCCGTAAGCAACTTGAGCATGGTCAGCGCGTTACCGAGCTGATGAAGCAGAAGCAATACGCCCCAATGTCGATCGCTGACATGGCGTTGTCGCTGTATGCCGCTGAGCGTGGGTTCCTGACTGACGTCGAAATCACCAAGGTCGGCAGCTTCGAACAAGCGCTGATTGCTTACTTCAACCGCGATCACGCCGACTTGTTGGCCAAGATCAACGTGAAGGGTGACTTCAATGACGAAATCGACGCTGGCATGAAAGCCGGTATCGAGAAGTTCAAGGCCACCCAAACCTGGTAAGCCGCAGCGGGGGCCGCAAGGCTCCCGCTTGCTAACCTGATAGGTGTTACATGGCAGGCGCAAAAGAGATTCGCAGTAAGATTGCGAGCATCAAAAGCACGCAAAAGATTACCAGCGCCATGGAAAAAGTGGCGGTCAGCAAAATGCGCAAGGCACAAATGCGCATGGCTGCTAGCCGTCCTTATGCGGAGCGTATCCGCCAGGTAATTGGGCATTTGGCTAACGCCAACCCGGAATACCGCCACCCGTTCATGATCGACCGCGAAGTTAAGCGTGTGGGTTATGTGGTAGTGAGCAGTGACCGTGGTTTGTGCGGTGGTCTGAATACCAACCTGTTCAAGGCCCTGGTCAAGGACATGGCGGTAAACCGCGAAAAGGGCGTCGAGATCGATCTGTGTGTTGTTGGTAGCAAGGGTGCGGCCTTTTTCCGTAACTTCGGCGGTAACGTCGTTGCAGCTATCAGCCACCTGGGTGAAGAGCCGTCGATCAATGATTTGATCGGCAGTGTGAAGGTGATGCTGGATGCGTACCTGGAAGGCCGGATTGACCGCCTGTCCGTGGTATCCAACAAGTTCATCAACACCATGACCCAGCAGCCAACCGTGGAGCAATTGATTCCACTGGTGGCGACTCCGGATCAGGAACTCAAGCACCACTGGGACTACCTCTACGAACCAGACGCCAAAGAGCTGCTTGACGGCTTGATGGTGCGCTACGTGGAGTCGCAGGTGTACCAGGCGGTGGTCGAGAACAACGCAGCTGAACAAGCGGCGCGGATGATCGCGATGAAAAACGCTACCGATAACGCCGGTGATCTGATCAGCGATTTGCAGCTGATCTACAACAAGGCGCGTCAGGCTGCGATCACCCAAGAGATCTCGGAAATCGTCGGCGGCGCTGCCGCGGTTTAACGGTTCAAATATTCAGAGGATCCAGCTATGAGTAGCGGACGTATCGTTCAAATCATCGGCGCCGTTATCGACGTGGAATTTCCACGCGACAGCGTACCGAGCATCTACAACGCTTTGAAAGTACAAAGCGATGCCGGCACCACTCTGGAAGTTCAGCAGCAGCTGGGCGACGGCGTGGTACGGACCATTGCAATGGGTTCCACCGAAGGCCTGAAACGTGGTCTGGGTGTGCTTGACACTGGCGCTGCCATCTCCGTACCGGTCGGTAAAGCGACCCTGGGCCGGATCATGGACGTACTGGGCAACCCGATTGACGAAGCTGGCCCGATCGACACCGAAGAGCGCTGGGGCATTCACCGTCCAGCACCTTCGTTCGCTGAACAAGCTGGCGGCAACGATCTGCTCGAAACCGGTATCAAGGTTATCGACTTGGTTTGCCCGTTCGCCAAAGGCGGTAAAGTCGGTCTGTTCGGTGGTGCCGGTGTAGGCAAAACCGTAAACATGATGGAACTGATCCGTAACATCGCCATCGAGCACAGCGGTTATTCCGTGTTCGCCGGTGTGGGTGAGCGTACTCGTGAGGGTAACGACTTCTACCACGAGATGAAGGACTCCAACGTTCTGGACAAAGTGGCACTGGTTTACGGTCAGATGAACGAGCCGCCGGGTAACCGTCTGCGCGTAGCACTGACTGGCCTGACCATGGCCGAGAAGTTCCGTGACGAAGGTAACGACGTTCTGCTGTTCGTCGACAACATCTACCGTTACACCTTGGCCGGTACTGAAGTATCCGCACTGCTGGGCCGTATGCCTTCTGCAGTAGGTTACCAGCCGACCCTGGCTGAAGAGATGGGCGTTCTGCAAGAACGTATCACTTCGACCAAAGAAGGTTCGATCACCTCGATCCAAGCGGTATACGTACCTGCGGATGACTTGACTGACCCGTCGCCTGCGACCACCTTCGCCCACTTGGACGCCACCGTCGTTCTGTCCCGTGACATCGCTTCCCTGGGTATCTACCCAGCGGTCGATCCACTCGACTCGACTTCGCGCCAGCTGGACCCGAACGTGATCGGCCAGGAGCACTACGACACCGCTCGCGGCGTTCAGTACGTGCTGCAGCGTTACAAAGAACTGAAGGACATCATTGCGATCCTGGGTATGGACGAGCTGTCGGAAGCCGACAAGCAGTTGGTAAACCGTGCTCGTAAGATCCAGCGTTTCTTGTCGCAGCCGTTCTTCGTGGCTGAAGTCTTCACCGGTGCTTCGGGTAAATACGTTTCCCTGAAAGACACCATTGCTGGCTTCAAAGGCATCCTCAACGGTGACTACGACCACCTGCCAGAACAAGCGTTCTACATGGTCGGCGGCATCGAAGAAGCGATCGAGAAAGCCAAGAAACTGTAATCTCGGCGCCCGGAAACGGGCGCTCATCAGGTTGAGGCAATCAGATGGCTATGACAGTCCATTGCGATATCGTCAGCGCGGAAGGGGAAATTTTCTCCGGTCTGGTAGAAATGGTGATTGCACACGGCGATCTGGGTGATCTTGGTATCGCCATGGGTCACGCACCGTTGATCACCAGCTTGAAGCCAGGTCCGATCACTCTGACCAAGCAAGGCGGGGAACGTGAGGTGTTTTACATCTCCGGCGGTTTCCTCGAGGTTCAGCCGAACATGGTCAAGGTACTTGCCGACACCGTGCAACGTGCTGGCGACCTGGATGAAGCCTCCGCTCAGGAAGCCGTCAAGGCTGCCGAGAAGGCCCTGAACGAAAAGGGTGCGGACTTCGACTACAGCGCTGCTGCTGTACGTCTGGCCGAGGCTGCAGCTCAGCTGCGCACGCTCCAGCAGATCCGCAAGAAGTAAGCGGCCCAGCCGCAATGCTTCAAGCGCGATTGATTAAAAAGGGTAGCCTCGGCTACCCTTTTTCTTTTTCAGCAAAACACTTCTCAGGTCTGAAGTCGGACCGCCCAGGATTGGTAGCCATTCATGTCTCTTGAAATCGTCATTCTCGCCGCAGGCCAGGGCACCCGCATGCGTTCGGCCCTGCCCAAGGTGCTGCACCCGGTCGCGGGCAATTCCATGCTTGGCCATGTTATCCACAGCGCCCGACAACTGGCCCCCCAGCGAATTCACGTGGTGATCGGCCATGGCGCCGACGTGGTGCGTGAACGCCTGGCGGCGGATGATTTGAATTTCGTGTTACAGGACAAACAACTGGGCACTGGCCACGCGACGGCGCAGGCCGTACCGTTCATCAGCGCCGACACCGTGCTGATCCTCTATGGCGACGTACCGCTGATTGAAGTCGAGACCCTGCAACGCCTGCTCAAGCACGTAGTACCTGGCCAAATGGGCCTGCTCACCGTTGAGCTGGATGACCCTACCGGCTACGGCCGCATCGTGCGCGATACCAACGGCAAGGTCGCGGCTATCGTCGAGCACAAAGACGCCAGCGAAGCCCAACGTGCGATTACCGAAGGCAACACTGGCATTCTCGCTGTGCCGGCCAACAAGCTGGCTGACTGGATGAGCCGTTTGTCCAACAACAATGCCCAGGGCGAGTATTACCTCACCGACGTCATCGAGATGGCGGTATGTGACGGCCTGCTGGTTGCCACCGAGCAGCCCCACGACCCGATGGAAGTGCAGGGCGCCAACGACCGCAAGCAGCTTGCCGAGCTGGAGCGTCACTACCAACTGCGTGAAGGCCGGCGCCTGATGGCCCAGGGCGTAACCCTGCGTGATCCGGCGCGCTTCGATGTGCGTGGCGAGGTCACGGTTGGCCGCGACGTGCTGATCGACATTAACGTGATCCTTGAAGGCCGCGTGATCATTGAAGACGACGTGGTGATTGGCCCGAACTGCGTGATCAAGGACAGCACCTTGCGCAAAGGTGTGGTGGTCAAGGCCAACAGCCATCTTGATGGCGCGGTGATGGGCGAGGGTAGCGATGCCGGTCCGTTTGCGCGCCTTCGTCCCGGCAGCGTGCTGGGTGCCCGCGCGCACGTCGGTAATTTCGTCGAACTTAAAAACGCAAAAATGGGCGACGACGCCAAGGCCGGTCACTTGGCCTACCTCGGCGATGCGGTGATCGGCGCGCGCAGCAACATCGGCGCCGGTGCCATCACCTGCAACTACGATGGCGCCAACAAGTACCAGACGACCATTGGTGAAGATGTGTTTATCGGCTCCAATAACTCGCTGATTGCGCCGGTCACTATCGGTGATGGCTCCAACACTGCGGCAGGTTCGACCATCAACCAGGATGTGGATAAGTCCCAACTGGCTGTGGCCCGCGCCCGCCAGCGCAACATCGACGGCTGGAAACGCCCGGTCAAAATCAAATAGACCTGAGTTATCCACAACCTCGAAATCAATACAGTTCAAATGTGGGAGCGGGCTTGCTCGCGAAAGCGTCGGGTAGGCACTGAAAAGGTGACTGACACACCGTATTCGCGAGCAAGCCCGCTCCTACATTTTGCTCAGTGTTGTGCAAAAAAATTTTCGATCTGCTTGACGATTTCCTACCAATAGGTTTTGATTGCCTTCGTTATCTTTCGAAACGAAACTTATCATCACCATGTCGAAACGAAATACACCCCAACGGCGCCACAACATTCTGACCCTGCTCAATGAACAGGGCGAAGTCAGCGTGGACGAATTGGCCAAGCGTTTCGAAACCTCGGAAGTGACCATCCGCAAGGACCTCGCCGCCCTCGAAAGCAATGGCCTGCTGCTGCGCCGCTATGGTGGCGCGATCACCATGCCCCAGGAACTGGTCGGCGACGCTGCCCAGCCCATCTCGGCCTACAAGCGCGCCATCGCCCGTGCGGCCGTGATGCGGCTGCGTGAACACGCGCGCATCATCATCGACAGTGGCAGCACCACCGCCGCCATGATTCCCCAGTTGGGCCCGCAGCCCGGCCTGGTGGTGATGACCAACTCCCTGCACGTGGCCCGCGCCTTGAGCGAGCTGGAACATGAGCCGGTGCTGTTGATGACCGGCGGCACCTGGGACCCGCATTCGGATTCATTCCAGGGCCAGGTCGCCGAACAAGTGCTGCGTTCCTACGATTTTGATCAGTTGTTTATCGGCGCCGATGGCATCGATCTGGAACGTGGTACCACCACCTTCAACGAACTGCTGGGCCTGAGCCGTGTAATGGCCGACGTCGCCCGTGAAGTGGTGGTGATGGTCGAATCCGACAAGATCGGCCGCAAGATCCCCAATCTGGAGCTGCCCTGGAGCAGCGTCCATACCCTTATTACCGATGATCGCCTGCCGCTTGAGGCCCGCGACCAGATCCAAGCCCGCGGCATTACGCTGATATGCGCGGCAATCATCTAGGAGATACACCATGTGTGGAATTGTAGGCGCAGTCGCTGAACGCAACGTCACCGCCATCCTGCTTGAAGGCCTCAAGCGTCTGGAATACCGCGGCTATGACAGCGCCGGTGTAGCCGTATTTACCAACGCCGGCAAGCTCGAGCGCATGCGTCGCCCAGGCAAAGTCAGCGAGCTGGAACAAGCTTTGCTCGGCGAGCCGCTGGTGGGTCGTCTGGGTATCGCCCACACGCGCTGGGCCACCCACGGTGCGCCGTGCGAACGTAACGCCCACCCGCATTTCTCCGGCGACCTGGCCGTGGTGCACAACGGCATCATCGAAAACCACGAAGTGCTGCGCGAACAGCTTAAAGGCTTGGGCTACGTGTTCACCTCGGACACCGACACTGAAGTCATCGCTCACCTGCTCAACCACAAGCTCAAGGACCTTGGCGACCTGACCGTCGCCCTCAAGGCCACCGTCAAGGAACTGCACGGCGCCTACGGCCTGGCCGTGGTCTGCGCCAGCCAACCCGACCGCGTAGTGGCTGCGCGCAGTGGTAGCCCGTTGGTAATCGGCCTGGGCCTGGGCGAAAACTTCCTCGCCTCCGACCAACTGGCGCTGCGCCAGGTCACTGACCGCTTCATGTACCTGGAAGAAGGCGACATCGCCGACATTCGCCGTGAAAGCGTGCAGATCTGGGACGTCAACGGCGTGCCGGTCGAGCGCGAAGCCGTGCAATACCGTGATGGTGCCGAGGCCGCTGATAAAGGCGAATTCCGCCACTTCATGCTCAAGGAAATCCACGAGCAACCGTCCGTGGTGCAACGCACCCTCGAAGGCCGCCTGAGCCAGAACCAAGTACTGGTCAACGCCTTCGGCCCACAAGCCGCCGAACTGTTCGCCAAAGTGCGCAATGTGCAGATCGTCGCCTGCGGCACCAGCTACCACGCCGGTATGGTTGCGCGTTACTGGCTCGAAGAACTGGCCGGTATCCCGTGCCAGGTCGAAGTCGCCAGCGAGTTCCGCTATCGCAAGGTGGTGGTGCAGCCCGACACCCTGTTCGTGACCATCTCCCAGTCCGGCGAAACGGCCGACACCCTGGCCGCGCTGCGTAACGCTAAAGAACTCGGCTTCCTCGGCAGTCTGGCGATCTGCAACGTCAGCATCAGCTCGCTGGTGCGCGAGTCCGACCTGACCCTGCTGACCCAGGCCGGTCGCGAAATCGGCGTGGCGTCCACCAAAGCCTTTACCACCCAACTCGTTGGCCTGTTGCTGCTGACCCTGTCCCTGGGCCAAGTGCGCGGCACCCTCGCCGAAGGCGTCGAAGCGACATTGGTCGAAGAACTGCGCCGCCTGCCGACCCGCCTGGGCGAAGCCCTGGCCATGGACAGCACCGTGGAAAAAGTCGCTGAACTGTTCGCCGACAAGAACCACACCCTGTTCCTCGGCCGTGGCGCGCAATACCCGGTGGCGATGGAAGGCTCACTCAAGCTCAAGGAAATCTCGTACATCCACGCTGAAGCCTACCCGGCCGGCGAGCTCAAACACGGCCCATTGGCCCTGGTGGATGACGACATGCCGGTGGTCACCGTCGCGCCGAACAACGAACTGCTGGAAAAGCTCAAATCCAACTTGCAGGAAGTACGCGCGCGGGGCGGCCAGTTGATCGTGTTTGCCGATGAAAAAGCCGGCATGACCAACGGCGAAGGCACTCATGTCATCAACATGCCGCACATCCACGACACCCTGTCGCCGATCCTCTACACCATCCCGCTGCAGCTGCTGTCGTATTACGTTGCTGTGCTCAAGGGCACTGACGTTGACCAGCCGCGTAACCTGGCGAAGTCGGTGACGGTGGAGTAAGCGCTGCTGGCGCTATTTCGAGTACTTACCAAGGCGGTCGGATTCGTTTGGGAGCGCAGGTCGGCCCGCCGAGCCCCCCATGCTCCCTGCCCCATTGATGTGCACTAGCGGCCACCTTATCCCTAGAATGCAGGCTTATGGATAGCCAGACAGGGGTGTCATCACTATGAACAGAGGTTTTTACCGTGCGGATAAACGCTTGCCGCTCAGCCTTTCGTACTCGCTGAGACCTGGTCTGGTAAAAGTCTGTGGCACTGTGATGCTCAAAGAGGCGCGCTTATCCCCAGTGGATGGCTTGCCCTGTGCCGGGTATTCACTGCAGATCCAGGAGAGCTACCGCGACAGCGACGAAAAGGATGCATGGCGGACAGTATTTACTGACGCGCAATGCAATGACTTTGCGCTCAAGGATGCCCACGGCACTGTGGATATCATCGCCGAAGGCATTGAGCTGTTTTCAGGCCAAGTGCCGCAGCTAGGGGACTATCGTTACACCGCAGGACCGGGCCGCCAGCAAGGAGAAATCTTGCTCAGCGAAAGCCTGGAGGTCATGGTTATCGGTACTGCAATACAGCGTAACGGTAAAACGGTGATCGTCCGGGGTGAGGAGGCCGATACGGTATTTGGTGTGGAGCGGCTGCGCAATGTGAACAACTATCGTCTCGCTGTGCCAGCGTGGCGCGCCTTGGGGTTATGCAGTGCCTTGGTGGTGTTGTTCAGTATGGCGCTACTGCTTATAGATCCGGCGCAATGGATGCAGTGGCAGTTGCCCAGCCGCGATACGTTCCAGCAAATGGCTGGATTGGGGTCATTCCATGAAGGGGTGGCTTTGTTGTATCAGCGCCAAGGTTTATCGCTGCCGTTGTTGGCTGCCTTCGGTTGGATGGGCATAGTTTTCGTGCTGATGTGCGTTGCACGGGTGTTTCTTTATCGAGATATCCACAAGCGGGTTCAGCCCATACTTATCGCCTGGGGAGTGGTTGGCGTGATCGGTGGAGGCCTGGTGACGTGGGCATTGGTGGCGCTCGAGTTCGATCCATTCAAGATCCTTTTGATCTGGCTGAGCGTGATTATTGTCGCTTTGATCTTTTCCATTACCCAAATCCGCGCGTTGCAGGCGTTGGTGGCTAGCGTTTTCAATACCGAGTTGACCTAAGGTACAAACTCTACTCGTAACCCACGGCTCGCACTGCGGCCCTGATCATCACTGACCCGCAACCGGTATTCGCCCGACTTGCCAGGCCGCCAGTTCAACGTGGTTTGCGGCGGGCCTTGGCCGATCAGGGTCTGGTCGGCAAACCAGTACAGCGTAGTCGCGTCACTGGCGGCGTTGGCATTGAGCGGGATACTTTCCTGCGGCTGGGACAGGCGCAACTGGTAGCTCACCTGGGTCAGCGGCGAGCGAATCTGCGGCGCTTCGCTTTGGTCGCTGATGCGGTTGGGCTGGCAATTTTTCATCACGTTGGGCGGTGTGCGCCGGGGCAGGCCGGCGGCGCGGTACAGCCGCTGTACGTCGCTGGGCCAGAATTCGAAGACTTCTTCGCGGGTGTATTGCGGGTCGAACGGCGGGCACGCGGCCTTGCCGGTGCGCGTATCGATCAGTACCGGGCGATGCAGATTGGAAACGCGAATCGGCGACACGCCGGGGATGTACCAGGTCTTGCGAGTTTGCGGACACCAGCGGTTGGGCAACTCGCCGGAGGCCGCACACACGTCGATGCGCACCAGCCCGGCGGGCGGCTTGTCGGGTTTGATCACCACACTAGGCAAGGCCAGTGGCAGTGCGTCGGCGATACGGAAGAACAGCGGCGCAGCGGTTTTGGCACCGATAAACGTCGGGTTCGGCCGCCCATCAAAGTTGCCCACCCACACCACCAGTACATACGGCCCCACCAGGCCCGCGCTCCAGGCATCGTGAAAGCCCCAGGACGTGCCGGTTTTCCAGGCCGTGCGCCAGTGGCGGCCAGGCAGGCCATCCGGGCGCGGGTTGCGGCGCAGCATGTCGCGCACCATAAACGTAGCTTGGGGCGTGAGCAGTTGCGCGCCAGTGGTTTGCGGCTGTTCCTGCAAATAGCGCAAAGGCCGCAAATGCCCGTCACCCGCCAGCATCACATACAGGCGCGCCAGTTCCTCCGGCGTCATCTCGCCGCCGCCCAAGGCCAGGGCCAGGCCGTAGTGACTTTCCCCACGCAAGCCTTTGATCCCGGCGCGTTGCAGCAAGCCATACAACGAGGGCGACTGCACCTGGCTGGCGAGCCATACCGCCGGAATATTGCGACTACGGATCAACGCATCCCGCGCCGTCAGCGGCCCGACAAAACTGCCGTCGAAATTTTCCGGCTGGAAGTAGCCGAAGTTACTGGGCAAATCCTTGAGGATGCTCATGGGGTGGATAACCCCCTGATCCAGCGCCAACCCATACAGAAACGGCTTGAGCGTCGAACCCGGCGAGCGCCGCGACAACACGCCGTTGACCTGGCCGTGGATGCTTGTGGATAAGTAATCCGCCGAACCCACCAGCGCCTTGACGCTCTGGTCGCGGCTGTCCACAAGGATGGCCGTGGCGTTTTCCACACCGGTACTGCGCCGCTCGGCAATAAAACCGCTGATTAGGCGTTCGAGCAATTGCTGCAACGGCAGGTTGAGGGTGGTGTTGAGTTCGTTGCCGGGCTGCGACGCCAGCAGTTGTTCGCTTAAGTGCGGCGCCAGAAACGGGATCTGCTGGCGGTTGCGCGCCTCCAGGGGCAAGTCGAGCAAACTGTCGTTACGCGGGTCCTGTGGATAAGTTTCGCGCCAGTCGGCCATCAAGCGCAGCCGCGCATGTTGCAGCGACGGCCCGAAGCGCGCGCGCCGCCCCGGTTGCTGCGGGATCACCGCCAGCGCCAGCGCTTCGGACAACGACAACTGCGCCGCCGACTTGCCAAAGTAAATCCGGCTGGCGGCTTCGGCGCCTTCGATATTGCCGCCCATGGGCGCCAGGTTCAGGTAAGCCTCAAGAATATCGTGCTTGCTGTAGCGCGCTTCCAGCCATAGCGCCAGGGCCATCTGCTGCAATTTGCCCGGCACTCGGCGGGTGTTGAGGTCCCACAAGCGCCGCGCCAGCTGCATGCTCAAGGTCGAGCCGCCCTGGCGCTGGCCCCCGCTGTAGGTGGCCATGGCCGCGCGCAGCAACGCCGGGGGGTTGATGCCCGGGTGCCAATAGAAATTGCGGTCTTCCTTAAGCAGCAAAGCCTCGACCAGTGACGGCGACATGCGTTCCAGCGGCAGCCACAGGCGGTATTGCCCATCCTGCGCCAAGGTCATGCGCAGCAGCGCGCCGTCGTCGGCCAACACCACGCGGGACGAGGTGACGGCCTGTTCCAGCGGTGCATGGGGCCACCATCGCAGCCCCGCCAGCGTGCCTGTAACGAGCAGCGCCGCTGCAAGCAGCGGCGTCAGGCGTTTAAGGCTTGGTAATTTCAAGCTGGCCTACTTTGCCGCGCCCTTGCAGGGTGGTTTCGTACATGCCTTCGGCGTAGGCCGGTGGCGTATTGAACGTCCCTGCGTTGGTGGCGCGCACGCGGTACACGAAAGTGCCTACATCACGCAGCGCGGTGCCGTACAACACCACCCGATCATCGCGCACGTCCACGTAGTCCGGCTGCCAGTTGCTCAGCTCGGTCTCGCCGATCGGCGCCTGCCAGGTCTCGGTTTCGTCACCGTCGGCGGTTTCCACGTACTCGGAATCGTCGCTTTCACTTTCACTTTCTTCGTTGCTGGCGGCCGCTTCCGGCTCCGGTGGCAAGTTATACACAGGCTCGACGCCACCGGGCAGCAAGTCGACCACGGCCACTTGTTGCACTTGGTCGCGGTCGGTGGCACGCAGGCGCAGGCGCACCAGGAACTCATCGCCCACCGCGACTTTGCTCACCGGCTCGCCTTTGAGGTCGAGGTATTCGTGGATGATTTCCAGGCCATTGTTGATCGGCTTGAGCTTGGCGCCCTTGTCGAAACCGGCTTCGCTGAGCATGTAGAAAGCGGCCGGGCCGTCGGTTTTTTCCATCACCAGCTTCTGCGTTTTACCCGGCACGGCGGCGCGCGGTGGCTGGCCGGCCATCTCCAGCAATTGCTGTTGCTTGTCACCCAGCCAGGCGGTCGCCTTGAGGGTCATGTCGCTCTGGGCGCGCTGGCCATAGTTATCCAGGGCGCGCAGCAGCAGGGCGGCCGACAGCGAGTTGTAACGCTGTTCGTTCAGGCGCTTGCCGAGTTTATCCAGCAGTGCCGTCGGTACATCGTCAAGCAACTCGGGGAAGTGGCGCGCCAGCAGGTGCAAGTGCTCGGCATCGTGTACCAGCGGGTCGTAATACAGGCCATCGCTCTCCCACTTATCCACCAGCGAACGCCACGGGATCTTGCGGAACAGGGTATCGGCCTGACGATCCTGCTTGAGCAGCTTGTAACTGGCCGCCAGGTAAGCGGCGCCCAGGTCGTTCTGCCAGGTGTCTTTGAAGTAGCTCTCGTAACGCTCGCGAATGTCGCTCAAGGCGCCACTCACCAGAATCCCCTGACGGCTCAAGAGGTAACTGGCGTAGGCACGGTTGCGCAATTCCGACAGACCTTCGCTCGGGCCATTGGCCAGGTCGGTCAGGTAGGCGTTGGAGCGCGCCAGCAGGTCTTCCGGCACCGGCAGCCCGCGTTCCTTGGCTTCGATCAGGAAGTCGGTGGCGTACAGGCTGGCATACGGCGCCACGTCCGGGTTGGCCGCCCACAAACCAAAGCCACCAGCCGAGTTCTGGCGCTGGCGCAGCATGCGCACCGCGCCGCTGAAGGCTTGTTCGGCTTCTGGCGCCGTGCCGCCCCAGATCAACGCCGGCATGGCCTTGGACACCAATTGCTCGGTGCAGGCGTAGCCATAGTCATCCAGGTAATGCTTGAGGCCGTTGGCCCAAACCAGCGGCGAGGCGGCCACACCCAGTTGCACATCGCGCAATTGGCTGAACAGTTCGCGGGTCGGTTTCAGCTCTTTGCTGGCGCTGTCGAAACGGCCCAGGCTCAAGGCCACGCGATGCTCGCTCAGGGGGCGGATCGAAGTGGTTTCCGCCACCTGAATACGTTTGCCGTTCGGCAATATCGCCACGAAACGCAGGTCCGCCGAGCCGAGGGTTTCACCCACCTTGATCTTGAACTCGGCGGTGCCTTCCTTGCGCGGTTGCAGCGACAAGGTGCTGCCTTTGTCGCCCTGCACATTGAGGCCGTCGCTGGTCTGCACTTCAAACTTCACGTCCGCCGCCGCGTCGAGGTTACTGAACACCCCGGCGCTCACATTGAACACATCCCCCGGCGCCACAAAAGCCGGCACGTTCGGCGTGATCACAATCGGCACGCGTACTTCGGTATTGGCCTCGCTGACGCCCACGCTGTCACTGTCCACCGCCACTGCAAACAGGTGCAGCTTGCCGTTGAAACTGTCCGGTACCTGGTAGTGCAGCACGGTTTCACCGGCCGGCAGGTCAACCAACCCGGACCACCAGGCCACCGGTGGCTGGTGTTTACGCTTGAACGGGTTGAGGTGGTTGGCCAGCGCGCCTTCGGTGTCACCTCCGGGCGCTGCCCCACTGAGCAGGCGGCTGAAT
The window above is part of the Pseudomonas sp. KBS0710 genome. Proteins encoded here:
- the atpA gene encoding F0F1 ATP synthase subunit alpha yields the protein MQQLNPSEISEIIKGRIDKLDVTSQARNEGTVVSVSDGIVRIHGLADVMYGEMIEFPGGVYGMALNLEQDSVGAVVLGAYQSLAEGMSAKCTGRILEVPVGKELLGRVVDALGNPVDGKGPLGNTETDAVEKVAPGVIWRKSVDQPVQTGYKAVDAMIPVGRGQRELIIGDRQIGKTALAIDAIINQKDSGIFCVYVAIGQKQSTIANVVRKLEENGALANTIIVAASASESPALQFLAPYSGCTMGEFFRDRGEDALIVYDDLSKQAVAYRQISLLLRRPPGREAYPGDVFYLHSRLLERASRVSEEYVEKFTNGAVTGKTGSLTALPIIETQAGDVSAFVPTNVISITDGQIFLESAMFNSGIRPAVNAGVSVSRVGGAAQTKIIKKLSGGIRTALAQYRELAAFAQFASDLDEATRKQLEHGQRVTELMKQKQYAPMSIADMALSLYAAERGFLTDVEITKVGSFEQALIAYFNRDHADLLAKINVKGDFNDEIDAGMKAGIEKFKATQTW
- the atpG gene encoding F0F1 ATP synthase subunit gamma; its protein translation is MAGAKEIRSKIASIKSTQKITSAMEKVAVSKMRKAQMRMAASRPYAERIRQVIGHLANANPEYRHPFMIDREVKRVGYVVVSSDRGLCGGLNTNLFKALVKDMAVNREKGVEIDLCVVGSKGAAFFRNFGGNVVAAISHLGEEPSINDLIGSVKVMLDAYLEGRIDRLSVVSNKFINTMTQQPTVEQLIPLVATPDQELKHHWDYLYEPDAKELLDGLMVRYVESQVYQAVVENNAAEQAARMIAMKNATDNAGDLISDLQLIYNKARQAAITQEISEIVGGAAAV
- the atpD gene encoding F0F1 ATP synthase subunit beta; the protein is MSSGRIVQIIGAVIDVEFPRDSVPSIYNALKVQSDAGTTLEVQQQLGDGVVRTIAMGSTEGLKRGLGVLDTGAAISVPVGKATLGRIMDVLGNPIDEAGPIDTEERWGIHRPAPSFAEQAGGNDLLETGIKVIDLVCPFAKGGKVGLFGGAGVGKTVNMMELIRNIAIEHSGYSVFAGVGERTREGNDFYHEMKDSNVLDKVALVYGQMNEPPGNRLRVALTGLTMAEKFRDEGNDVLLFVDNIYRYTLAGTEVSALLGRMPSAVGYQPTLAEEMGVLQERITSTKEGSITSIQAVYVPADDLTDPSPATTFAHLDATVVLSRDIASLGIYPAVDPLDSTSRQLDPNVIGQEHYDTARGVQYVLQRYKELKDIIAILGMDELSEADKQLVNRARKIQRFLSQPFFVAEVFTGASGKYVSLKDTIAGFKGILNGDYDHLPEQAFYMVGGIEEAIEKAKKL
- a CDS encoding F0F1 ATP synthase subunit epsilon — translated: MAMTVHCDIVSAEGEIFSGLVEMVIAHGDLGDLGIAMGHAPLITSLKPGPITLTKQGGEREVFYISGGFLEVQPNMVKVLADTVQRAGDLDEASAQEAVKAAEKALNEKGADFDYSAAAVRLAEAAAQLRTLQQIRKK
- the glmU gene encoding bifunctional UDP-N-acetylglucosamine diphosphorylase/glucosamine-1-phosphate N-acetyltransferase GlmU; protein product: MSLEIVILAAGQGTRMRSALPKVLHPVAGNSMLGHVIHSARQLAPQRIHVVIGHGADVVRERLAADDLNFVLQDKQLGTGHATAQAVPFISADTVLILYGDVPLIEVETLQRLLKHVVPGQMGLLTVELDDPTGYGRIVRDTNGKVAAIVEHKDASEAQRAITEGNTGILAVPANKLADWMSRLSNNNAQGEYYLTDVIEMAVCDGLLVATEQPHDPMEVQGANDRKQLAELERHYQLREGRRLMAQGVTLRDPARFDVRGEVTVGRDVLIDINVILEGRVIIEDDVVIGPNCVIKDSTLRKGVVVKANSHLDGAVMGEGSDAGPFARLRPGSVLGARAHVGNFVELKNAKMGDDAKAGHLAYLGDAVIGARSNIGAGAITCNYDGANKYQTTIGEDVFIGSNNSLIAPVTIGDGSNTAAGSTINQDVDKSQLAVARARQRNIDGWKRPVKIK